A stretch of the Caldanaerovirga acetigignens genome encodes the following:
- a CDS encoding ArsR/SmtB family transcription factor, with the protein MENKNKAPDMCDVFCIDEEKVKKLSGTIPNTNELAELFKVLADETRLKIVYLLSQDELCVCDIAAILGLTVSNVSHHLRVLRVAHLVKFRREGKQVYYSLDDDHVIHIIKEGFAHVEHT; encoded by the coding sequence ATGGAAAATAAAAACAAAGCTCCGGATATGTGCGACGTTTTCTGTATTGACGAAGAAAAAGTAAAAAAATTATCTGGAACTATTCCTAATACCAATGAGCTTGCAGAACTGTTTAAAGTTCTTGCCGATGAGACGAGGCTGAAAATTGTGTACCTACTTTCCCAAGATGAACTATGTGTTTGCGATATTGCAGCGATATTAGGATTGACTGTGTCTAACGTGTCCCATCACTTGAGGGTACTCCGGGTGGCCCACCTGGTAAAATTCCGCAGGGAAGGAAAGCAAGTCTATTATTCATTAGACGACGACCACGTTATACACATTATCAAAGAGGGATTCGCCCATGTCGAGCACACGTGA
- the mobB gene encoding molybdopterin-guanine dinucleotide biosynthesis protein B: MGRKVGSRRSDYKIILNDVSAVDFHGFFMYFDIRIFFGYNYYMDLLFERGAYVFMIVVGFAGFSNSGKTTLITRIVKKLKKRGVKVGVIKHTPHGFDVDESDTGRIYTAGADVVIASSEKELLRMERLEQPVSLNDILGELKDVELVLVEGYKSDCLPKIIVYGNQITPKDLKLLEDNDVKGVIMLDINKIHSIKEELKGLDIKKSENGDIRIVINGNRKIPVFDANDERIVDFIKTSNL, from the coding sequence GTGGGAAGGAAGGTTGGAAGCAGAAGATCCGACTATAAGATAATTTTGAATGATGTATCGGCCGTGGACTTCCACGGCTTTTTTATGTACTTCGACATTCGGATTTTTTTTGGTTATAATTATTATATGGACTTATTATTTGAAAGAGGGGCTTATGTTTTTATGATAGTTGTAGGGTTTGCTGGTTTTTCAAATAGCGGTAAGACAACTTTGATAACAAGGATAGTAAAAAAATTAAAAAAAAGAGGAGTGAAGGTTGGAGTCATAAAACATACGCCTCATGGCTTTGATGTGGATGAAAGTGATACGGGACGTATTTATACGGCAGGTGCTGATGTAGTCATAGCCTCTTCAGAAAAAGAATTGTTAAGGATGGAGCGCCTTGAGCAACCCGTTTCTCTTAATGACATATTGGGTGAGCTAAAGGACGTTGAATTAGTATTGGTGGAAGGTTACAAGTCAGATTGTTTGCCAAAGATAATAGTTTACGGAAATCAAATTACTCCAAAAGACTTAAAATTGTTGGAAGATAATGATGTGAAGGGAGTGATAATGCTCGATATAAATAAAATTCATTCGATAAAGGAAGAATTAAAGGGTCTAGATATAAAAAAAAGTGAAAACGGTGATATTAGAATTGTTATAAACGGAAATAGGAAAATTCCTGTCTTTGACGCTAATGACGAGAGAATAGTAGATTTTATTAAGACATCTAATTTGTGA
- the uvrC gene encoding excinuclease ABC subunit UvrC: protein MFDPGRIDSFPEKPGVYIMKDKSGKVIYVGKAVSLKNRVKSYFKSGESLPAKVSSMVSHIEDIEYIVTDSEVEALILECNLIKFYRPKYNILLKDDKQYPYIKITTNESFPRIEVVRKIKKDGSKYFGPYVEARAMREAIDVLRKIFPIRSCKKDLDRLPLKERPCLNYHIKLCTAPCQGNISEEEYGELVKNIAMFLEGRKEQLLDHLKAKMREAANSLQFEAAAVYRDQIVALEKIIEKQKISSTDLVDQDVIAMVRGFDTACMTVFFVREGKIVEREPFILNNVEGADRKEILASFIKQFYDTASFIPKEIIVEEEIDEKEAIETWLSAKKGSKVKIIVPKRGEKKELIEMVAENAMIYLKQNEDFEERERIKNGKAMEELKNYLGLEKLPRRIEAFDISNTQGTESVASMVAFENGMPKKEDYRRFKIRTVEGPNDFESIKEAVFRRFKRGLEGDEKFKNFPDLLVIDGGKGQLRYALEALKELNLNHIPAIGLAKEFEHVFMECKSEPIILPRNSEALYLLQKIRDEAHRFAVAYHRKLRSEKNLKSILEEIPGIGKVRRKALLNAFESLEDIKKASVEELSKVPGMNKKSAMAVYEYFHKA from the coding sequence ATGTTCGACCCCGGAAGAATAGATTCCTTTCCGGAAAAACCCGGAGTTTATATAATGAAAGATAAAAGCGGAAAGGTCATATACGTAGGTAAAGCAGTATCGTTAAAAAATCGTGTAAAATCTTATTTCAAATCTGGTGAGAGTTTGCCTGCAAAAGTAAGTTCCATGGTTTCACATATAGAAGATATAGAGTATATTGTTACCGATTCTGAAGTGGAAGCACTTATCCTTGAATGCAACCTAATAAAATTCTATCGGCCCAAGTACAATATTCTCTTAAAGGACGATAAGCAGTATCCTTATATAAAAATTACAACGAACGAATCTTTTCCGAGGATAGAGGTGGTACGAAAGATAAAGAAGGACGGTTCGAAGTATTTTGGACCTTATGTAGAGGCGCGGGCAATGCGTGAAGCTATAGATGTGCTCCGGAAGATTTTTCCCATAAGGAGCTGTAAAAAGGATTTGGACAGGTTGCCTTTGAAAGAAAGGCCTTGTCTCAATTATCATATAAAACTTTGTACTGCTCCGTGTCAGGGTAACATCTCAGAAGAAGAATATGGAGAACTTGTAAAAAACATTGCAATGTTTTTAGAAGGAAGAAAGGAACAGCTTTTGGATCATTTAAAGGCAAAAATGCGGGAAGCTGCGAATTCGCTTCAATTTGAGGCGGCAGCAGTTTATAGGGATCAAATCGTAGCGTTGGAAAAAATAATAGAAAAGCAGAAAATATCATCAACCGATCTGGTTGATCAAGATGTAATAGCAATGGTGCGGGGATTTGATACGGCTTGCATGACTGTATTCTTTGTGCGCGAGGGAAAAATTGTTGAGCGCGAACCTTTTATATTGAACAATGTGGAAGGGGCTGATAGGAAGGAAATCCTGGCTTCTTTTATAAAACAATTTTACGATACGGCATCTTTCATTCCAAAAGAAATTATTGTGGAAGAAGAAATAGATGAAAAAGAAGCTATCGAAACCTGGCTTTCTGCCAAAAAAGGTTCAAAAGTGAAGATAATCGTTCCGAAAAGAGGAGAAAAGAAAGAGTTAATAGAAATGGTGGCGGAAAACGCCATGATTTATTTAAAGCAAAATGAAGACTTTGAAGAAAGAGAAAGGATAAAAAACGGAAAGGCGATGGAAGAATTAAAAAACTACCTTGGTTTGGAAAAGTTACCCAGACGAATTGAAGCATTTGATATATCTAACACCCAAGGTACGGAATCTGTCGCATCCATGGTTGCCTTTGAAAATGGGATGCCGAAAAAGGAAGACTACAGGAGGTTTAAGATAAGGACGGTTGAAGGCCCAAACGACTTTGAAAGCATAAAAGAAGCTGTCTTTAGGAGGTTTAAAAGAGGTTTGGAGGGAGATGAAAAGTTTAAGAATTTTCCCGACCTTCTCGTTATAGATGGAGGAAAGGGACAGTTGAGATACGCCCTTGAGGCTTTAAAGGAATTAAACTTAAATCATATTCCTGCGATCGGACTTGCCAAGGAATTTGAGCATGTATTCATGGAATGTAAAAGCGAACCTATAATTTTGCCCCGTAATTCAGAAGCCCTCTATCTTTTGCAAAAAATTAGGGATGAAGCCCACCGATTTGCGGTTGCTTATCATAGAAAGCTGCGCTCGGAAAAGAATTTAAAATCCATCCTGGAAGAAATTCCGGGTATCGGCAAAGTGCGGAGGAAGGCTTTACTCAATGCTTTTGAGAGCTTGGAGGATATAAAAAAGGCGTCCGTAGAAGAGTTATCGAAAGTGCCTGGAATGAATAAAAAATCCGCCATGGCGGTTTACGAATACTTCCACAAAGCCTGA